One segment of Corynebacterium caspium DSM 44850 DNA contains the following:
- a CDS encoding DUF6474 family protein, with protein sequence MGLLNSLLKKRAQYVGEIKAAEKRALGEVKAAAKAEARRAKLIVQAEKNLLKAESKALKTRRRHEYRLAKNQLAQIQAGKINKKRVAQWLGAGRLLSVVAIPLAYRGVTMLREQLNKNEASKYGISTEQLATYSGYGAPLKARIAGLRKQVEAQRGGANFKHDALARLDELMQAVDNAEHMTPQLRSDAHLSISTDLNQLSQEISKR encoded by the coding sequence ATGGGATTGCTGAACTCTCTGCTCAAAAAACGCGCGCAATATGTAGGAGAAATCAAGGCTGCTGAGAAGCGTGCGCTGGGTGAAGTTAAGGCCGCGGCTAAAGCAGAAGCACGCCGGGCTAAGTTAATAGTGCAGGCGGAAAAGAATCTGCTTAAAGCGGAATCGAAGGCTTTAAAAACTCGCCGGCGGCATGAATATCGCTTGGCTAAAAACCAGTTAGCTCAGATTCAGGCTGGCAAGATTAATAAGAAGCGCGTGGCCCAATGGTTGGGCGCTGGACGTCTGCTTAGCGTAGTAGCTATTCCTTTGGCTTATCGGGGAGTTACGATGCTGCGCGAACAGCTAAATAAAAACGAAGCCAGCAAATACGGTATTAGTACCGAACAACTTGCTACATATTCAGGTTATGGGGCTCCGCTTAAAGCTCGTATTGCTGGATTACGTAAGCAGGTGGAAGCACAGCGCGGGGGTGCTAATTTCAAACATGATGCTTTAGCGCGACTTGATGAGTTAATGCAGGCTGTTGATAATGCAGAACATATGACTCCACAATTGCGCTCGGATGCGCATCTATCTATTTCTACTGACCTCAATCAGCTTTCTCAAGAAATTTCCAAGCGTTAA
- a CDS encoding histone-like nucleoid-structuring protein Lsr2 has protein sequence MARKEVIKYFDDLDGTELDSSQVNILRFAFQGKSYYLDLSPENAEEFQEIMERYIQHAHVDTAASTGNSRNNTIARRDYNPTKVRVWARQAGYQISERGKIPHEIIAAYRAAN, from the coding sequence TTGGCACGCAAGGAAGTAATCAAGTACTTTGACGATTTAGATGGCACCGAACTGGACTCCAGCCAGGTGAACATCCTTCGTTTCGCATTCCAAGGTAAGAGTTACTATTTGGACCTCTCACCTGAAAATGCTGAAGAATTTCAAGAAATAATGGAACGCTATATCCAACACGCTCATGTTGATACTGCGGCCTCTACTGGCAATAGTCGCAACAATACTATTGCTCGTCGGGATTATAATCCCACTAAGGTTCGCGTTTGGGCGCGTCAAGCTGGATATCAAATTTCTGAGCGGGGTAAAATTCCTCACGAAATCATTGCCGCTTATCGCGCTGCTAATTAA
- a CDS encoding LuxR C-terminal-related transcriptional regulator, translating to MSHKKIRVLLADDHEIVRMGLRAILDGVEDIEVIGEVATADAAISAALAGGIDVILMDLRFGPGVEGTKVTTGAQATAEIQAAMTSPPKVLVVTNYDTDADILGAIEAGAVGYLLKDAPPTELIQAVRSAADGDSALSPIVADRLMTRVRTPRSSLTPRELEVLGLVAAGNSNREIGQTLMLSEATVKSHLVHIYDKLGVRSRTSAVAAAREQGVI from the coding sequence ATGAGTCATAAGAAGATCCGAGTTCTTTTGGCGGATGATCATGAAATCGTTCGTATGGGCTTACGAGCAATTTTGGATGGCGTCGAAGATATTGAGGTAATTGGGGAAGTAGCAACCGCTGATGCTGCTATTTCTGCCGCACTGGCTGGTGGAATTGATGTAATCCTGATGGACCTTCGTTTTGGTCCAGGGGTAGAAGGCACCAAGGTAACTACCGGCGCCCAAGCTACCGCGGAGATTCAAGCAGCTATGACTAGTCCACCAAAGGTATTGGTGGTAACTAACTACGATACTGATGCAGATATTCTGGGAGCTATTGAAGCCGGTGCTGTGGGCTATTTGCTTAAAGATGCCCCGCCGACAGAACTCATTCAGGCAGTGCGTTCAGCTGCCGATGGAGATTCCGCTCTCTCCCCGATTGTGGCGGATCGTTTGATGACTCGAGTGCGTACTCCGCGGTCTTCACTAACCCCACGTGAATTGGAAGTTTTGGGCTTAGTAGCAGCAGGTAATTCGAACCGTGAAATTGGTCAAACCCTAATGCTTTCTGAGGCCACTGTTAAGTCTCACCTGGTACATATTTATGACAAGCTAGGGGTACGCTCGCGCACTTCTGCAGTAGCTGCCGCCCGTGAACAAGGTGTTATCTAA
- a CDS encoding sensor histidine kinase: MTNSLSHMSRQDDRTFAALVSAIDVLSGVLLLVIAFMSRNLPHTMAIMNLVLCAAYAIAHFYGSRRWSEWPEIAQWGWLTVLSMLWILMLPVTPIAIYLILPMFFVFLLVFNDFRGIIAVVLTTIVAIFIQIPAGLTPGGVLGPSLSALIIVGVYGAFRRLWQVSEERQQLIMELRDTRSQLAASEHAAGMAAERQRIAHEIHDTVAQGLSSIQMLIHAASRDLEATGLSPEKRAPVEERMTQVRRIAADNLAEARAMIAALQPASLSETSFEGALKRVAESFGASADMDIDVVVDGEVFPLPMKVEATLLRVAQGAVGNVMKHAKASKARISVNYSAGEVRVDVVDNGQGFDPVAVVNKPAGLGHVGLDAMRRRSQEIGGEFTIESNPGAGTAVSVAVPIIAENAE; the protein is encoded by the coding sequence ATGACCAACAGCCTAAGCCATATGAGCCGGCAAGATGATCGCACCTTTGCAGCCTTAGTTAGCGCCATTGATGTGTTAAGTGGGGTTTTATTGCTAGTTATTGCCTTTATGTCGCGGAATTTGCCGCACACTATGGCAATAATGAATCTGGTTTTATGTGCGGCTTATGCCATTGCACATTTTTATGGTTCGCGGCGCTGGAGTGAGTGGCCAGAGATAGCTCAATGGGGTTGGTTAACAGTGCTTAGCATGTTGTGGATTCTCATGCTGCCGGTAACCCCGATTGCTATTTATCTAATCTTGCCAATGTTTTTTGTTTTTCTGTTGGTATTTAATGATTTCCGCGGCATTATCGCCGTGGTACTTACCACTATTGTGGCCATCTTTATTCAGATTCCGGCCGGTTTAACCCCCGGTGGAGTATTAGGACCTAGTTTGTCGGCCCTAATAATTGTGGGAGTTTATGGGGCTTTTCGACGACTGTGGCAGGTTTCTGAGGAACGCCAGCAACTCATTATGGAATTACGCGATACCCGAAGCCAGCTTGCCGCTAGTGAGCATGCCGCCGGAATGGCTGCAGAAAGGCAGCGCATTGCCCACGAAATTCACGACACCGTAGCTCAGGGGCTTTCTAGCATTCAGATGCTCATCCATGCGGCAAGCCGGGATTTGGAGGCCACGGGGCTCTCGCCAGAAAAGCGTGCCCCAGTGGAAGAGCGCATGACGCAGGTACGACGCATCGCTGCCGATAATTTGGCAGAAGCTCGGGCAATGATTGCCGCTTTGCAGCCAGCAAGTTTATCGGAAACCTCTTTTGAGGGCGCTTTGAAGCGGGTGGCAGAATCTTTTGGGGCTTCTGCAGATATGGATATTGATGTGGTTGTTGATGGGGAAGTATTTCCGCTACCAATGAAAGTAGAGGCTACTTTATTGCGAGTTGCCCAGGGGGCAGTGGGAAATGTGATGAAGCACGCAAAAGCTTCTAAAGCTCGAATTTCGGTAAATTACAGTGCCGGAGAGGTGCGCGTAGATGTGGTGGATAATGGGCAGGGATTTGATCCAGTGGCAGTGGTAAATAAGCCCGCTGGCCTGGGACATGTTGGTTTAGATGCAATGCGCAGGCGCTCCCAGGAAATTGGTGGTGAGTTCACAATCGAGTCCAATCCAGGGGCCGGGACTGCTGTTAGTGTGGCCGTTCCAATTATTGCTGAGAACGCAGAGTAA
- a CDS encoding DUF2020 domain-containing protein produces MRRILPLACVALLAACTAAPPTAPEAAAPKANASTTASTTASETAPAYDSNLPLSAHPEPAGGRTGWEECPYLDTQWLADTNGQKVTGIGVDWRFDTPACVFWSFPPEPQAEIIFRHTATPAAAREIVDYFAPVADSSLAELPGGWSGGRLGATGNGSVFAVARENIALIVISNQEQSFKAEQIAQQALDAATAQGLLP; encoded by the coding sequence ATGCGTCGAATATTACCGTTAGCTTGTGTCGCCTTACTTGCCGCCTGCACTGCAGCTCCCCCCACTGCTCCAGAGGCTGCTGCTCCGAAGGCTAACGCGAGCACCACTGCAAGTACCACTGCAAGCGAGACCGCGCCCGCATACGATTCCAACCTCCCCCTTAGCGCCCACCCCGAACCAGCCGGCGGGCGCACGGGTTGGGAAGAGTGCCCCTATTTAGATACCCAGTGGTTGGCAGATACCAATGGGCAGAAAGTAACTGGCATCGGAGTTGATTGGCGCTTTGATACTCCTGCTTGTGTGTTTTGGTCCTTTCCCCCAGAACCGCAGGCAGAGATAATTTTCCGCCATACTGCTACCCCCGCTGCAGCCCGAGAGATTGTGGATTATTTTGCTCCCGTGGCAGATTCTTCGCTGGCTGAACTTCCAGGCGGCTGGTCTGGCGGCAGACTAGGGGCTACTGGAAATGGTTCAGTTTTTGCGGTGGCGCGGGAAAATATCGCACTAATCGTTATTAGTAATCAAGAGCAATCATTTAAAGCTGAACAGATCGCCCAGCAAGCCCTAGATGCGGCCACCGCCCAGGGTTTACTGCCTTAA
- a CDS encoding class E sortase encodes MAQGRLSHALGELLLTVGILISLFAFYESYWTNIVSHKLQQQVNENLEESWSNQRNIKIPELGDAFARLYVPRFGTDFHYAILEGAEEAQLIAGPGRYPATQQPGEKGNFAIAGHRVGKGAPFNDLGALKTCDALVVETPATWEIYRVLPISGSESTDCFGEKQAAVQNRYSHVAGRHITVPTDISVIAPVPGEDTAAPAAPEALITLTTCHPQFSNAERMIVHGMLVESLPKQAGNPPAVLKEN; translated from the coding sequence ATGGCTCAAGGAAGGCTCAGCCATGCTCTCGGTGAACTCCTGCTCACCGTGGGAATACTAATATCGCTATTTGCTTTTTATGAAAGCTATTGGACAAATATTGTTTCCCACAAATTACAGCAACAGGTTAACGAAAACCTGGAGGAATCCTGGAGTAATCAGCGCAATATTAAAATTCCAGAATTAGGCGATGCTTTTGCGCGCCTCTATGTCCCGCGCTTTGGCACAGACTTTCACTATGCGATCCTAGAAGGTGCTGAAGAAGCCCAACTAATAGCTGGCCCTGGCAGATACCCAGCCACCCAACAACCAGGTGAAAAAGGCAACTTCGCCATCGCCGGACACCGGGTCGGTAAAGGTGCCCCCTTTAATGATCTAGGGGCTCTTAAAACTTGCGATGCATTGGTTGTCGAAACCCCAGCCACCTGGGAAATTTACCGGGTACTCCCAATTTCTGGCAGCGAATCCACCGATTGTTTTGGAGAAAAACAGGCAGCTGTACAAAACCGCTATAGCCACGTTGCCGGGCGCCATATCACAGTGCCCACAGATATTTCGGTAATTGCGCCAGTGCCCGGAGAAGACACTGCGGCACCAGCAGCCCCAGAAGCCCTGATTACCTTGACTACCTGTCACCCGCAGTTCTCGAATGCGGAGCGCATGATTGTGCACGGCATGCTAGTGGAATCGCTACCGAAGCAGGCTGGTAATCCTCCTGCAGTCTTGAAGGAGAACTAA
- the yidC gene encoding membrane protein insertase YidC: MPSRDGQYDQVTVPGKYPAFAYRRSSKLLDVFAYPVSGVMKLWHILLHSLFGVPEHLAWVLCLFGLVLTVRGIMIPLSWMQYRAGRVASLLRPRTAAIRAEYAAMENITAADLKEQNARLKALNKEYNFSPAAGCLTGLVSVPAFMGLYRVIARMARPNEGVDANWHAPIGLLSGEDVSEFLQATYYGVPLPTYSAMSPEQFQILGTTPEALSQVMMPILYGAIIFTTGNMAFSVYRTLQTLDHANGAARFTLKLLVVMVVFVPITLFTSARSGIIPLAIILYWFANNLWTVTQTVILHFILEKKYPLDELYKSHSAERKELRRQELAKKRAFKKRRRHLRLGYLRKANRLELKELKAEQKAKKIAAKAAAKERKNKVRLAQAELSRTAGANGFMAKQEARLKERKARKLGITVAELEDQMAENARKP; encoded by the coding sequence GTGCCATCCCGTGACGGGCAGTACGATCAGGTTACCGTACCAGGGAAATACCCCGCATTCGCTTATAGGAGGAGCTCTAAATTGCTAGATGTCTTTGCGTATCCCGTATCTGGGGTGATGAAGCTCTGGCATATTTTGCTCCATTCCCTGTTTGGAGTTCCTGAACATTTAGCCTGGGTACTTTGCCTTTTTGGGCTGGTATTGACGGTGCGCGGCATTATGATACCGCTATCTTGGATGCAGTATCGCGCTGGCCGCGTGGCCTCTCTTTTGCGTCCGCGCACAGCTGCTATTCGGGCAGAATATGCGGCCATGGAAAATATCACGGCCGCCGATCTTAAAGAGCAAAATGCGCGCCTGAAAGCCCTTAATAAGGAGTATAATTTCAGCCCTGCTGCGGGTTGTTTAACTGGCTTGGTTTCGGTGCCGGCCTTTATGGGCCTCTACCGGGTGATTGCGCGCATGGCCCGTCCTAATGAAGGGGTGGATGCTAATTGGCATGCCCCCATTGGGTTACTTAGTGGGGAGGATGTTTCTGAATTCCTCCAGGCCACCTATTATGGGGTGCCTTTGCCTACTTATAGTGCAATGTCGCCGGAACAATTCCAGATATTGGGCACCACTCCAGAGGCTCTCTCCCAGGTAATGATGCCGATTCTTTATGGCGCCATTATTTTTACTACCGGAAATATGGCTTTTTCGGTTTATCGCACTTTACAAACCCTTGACCATGCCAATGGGGCCGCCCGATTTACCTTAAAACTGCTGGTAGTAATGGTTGTTTTCGTCCCGATTACCCTTTTTACTTCGGCGCGCAGTGGCATTATTCCCCTTGCCATTATCCTTTATTGGTTTGCCAATAACCTTTGGACAGTCACCCAAACGGTAATACTGCACTTTATTTTAGAGAAAAAATATCCTCTCGATGAGCTCTATAAATCGCATTCGGCGGAGCGTAAAGAGTTACGACGCCAGGAATTGGCCAAGAAGCGCGCTTTTAAAAAACGGCGACGCCACTTGCGTTTGGGTTATCTGCGCAAGGCGAACCGTTTAGAGTTAAAGGAACTCAAAGCAGAGCAAAAGGCTAAGAAAATTGCCGCCAAAGCTGCAGCTAAAGAACGCAAGAATAAGGTGCGTTTGGCCCAGGCAGAGCTTTCCCGAACCGCTGGGGCCAATGGGTTTATGGCTAAGCAGGAAGCGCGCCTTAAAGAACGTAAGGCACGCAAATTGGGGATTACGGTGGCAGAATTAGAAGACCAAATGGCTGAAAATGCCCGCAAACCTTAG
- a CDS encoding TetR/AcrR family transcriptional regulator → MPSRTKKTTRRAQRPSPRARLLASATQLFTQEGIRVIGIDRILREADVAKASLYSLFGSKDALVVAYLEALDTQWREDWLLRTAKMRDPQEKILAFFDQCIENMPRGNYRGSHFQNAATEYPRPDGESEEKIVATVQAHRNWCENTMAQLLTEKNGYPSDLQARQMLVLIDGGITGCRLSRNTEPLELARDMATQLLSDPPADYSI, encoded by the coding sequence GTGCCTTCCCGAACCAAAAAGACAACCCGGCGTGCCCAGCGGCCTAGCCCCAGGGCACGCCTTTTGGCCTCGGCAACGCAATTATTCACCCAAGAAGGCATCCGAGTAATTGGGATTGATCGTATTTTGCGGGAAGCTGACGTTGCAAAAGCCTCCCTCTATTCGCTTTTTGGGTCCAAAGATGCGCTAGTAGTTGCCTATCTTGAAGCCCTAGATACCCAATGGCGCGAAGATTGGCTCCTGCGCACCGCAAAAATGCGGGATCCACAGGAAAAGATTTTGGCCTTTTTTGACCAGTGCATAGAAAATATGCCGCGCGGAAATTATCGCGGCTCCCATTTCCAAAATGCGGCCACTGAATATCCGCGCCCAGATGGCGAATCCGAAGAAAAAATCGTCGCCACGGTACAAGCCCATCGGAATTGGTGTGAAAACACCATGGCACAGCTTTTGACCGAAAAAAATGGCTACCCTAGTGATCTCCAGGCCCGCCAAATGTTAGTGCTTATAGATGGCGGCATAACTGGATGCCGGCTCAGCCGCAATACTGAGCCCCTAGAATTAGCCCGCGATATGGCCACCCAATTGCTTTCAGACCCGCCGGCAGATTACTCCATCTAA
- a CDS encoding GlsB/YeaQ/YmgE family stress response membrane protein, with protein sequence MTGLGFFSWIIVGGLAGWIASKIKGTDAQQGVFLNIVVGIVGGFIGGVLLGLFGKDMSGAGVIGTFISSLIGAVILLTIFQKLRK encoded by the coding sequence ATGACTGGATTAGGATTTTTTAGCTGGATTATTGTTGGCGGATTAGCTGGTTGGATTGCCTCCAAGATTAAAGGAACCGACGCCCAACAGGGTGTATTTCTAAATATTGTAGTCGGTATTGTCGGTGGGTTTATTGGCGGCGTACTGCTGGGTCTATTTGGAAAAGATATGTCTGGAGCTGGGGTTATAGGCACTTTTATTAGCAGTTTGATTGGTGCAGTCATCTTGCTAACGATTTTCCAGAAGCTGCGGAAATAG
- a CDS encoding universal stress protein → MSYEGNIVVAVDGSEASAAAIRWAANTAAKREQPLRLASSYMMPQYLYAEGMVPPQELFDELQTDTMEKILAAREVALEIAPDIRIGHTIAEGSPIDMLLEMSKEATMIVMGSRGLGGLSGMVLGSVSAAVVSHAACPVVVVREDNMINETTKYGPVVVGVDGSDVSAKATEYAFAEAEARNTELVAVHTWMDMQVQTSLAGLAAAQAQWQEVEADQRALLDERLAPLIAKYPNVQVTKVITRDRPVRALADAAEGAQMLVVGSHGRGGFKGMLLGSTSRALLQSAPCPMMVVRPDGK, encoded by the coding sequence ATGTCATACGAAGGCAATATCGTAGTGGCCGTAGACGGCTCCGAAGCCTCTGCAGCTGCAATCCGGTGGGCAGCGAATACTGCAGCCAAACGGGAACAGCCGCTGCGCCTCGCATCTTCCTACATGATGCCGCAATATCTTTATGCCGAGGGAATGGTCCCCCCGCAAGAGCTATTCGACGAGCTGCAAACAGATACGATGGAAAAAATCCTAGCAGCCCGCGAAGTGGCCCTAGAGATAGCTCCAGATATTCGTATTGGGCACACCATCGCTGAGGGTTCCCCAATTGATATGCTGCTGGAAATGTCTAAGGAAGCCACCATGATAGTCATGGGATCGCGCGGCCTAGGCGGGCTCTCCGGCATGGTATTAGGTTCGGTATCTGCAGCTGTTGTCTCCCATGCTGCCTGCCCCGTAGTGGTAGTGCGGGAAGACAATATGATCAACGAAACCACCAAATATGGTCCCGTAGTAGTAGGTGTTGATGGCTCAGATGTTTCCGCCAAAGCAACAGAATATGCTTTCGCTGAAGCTGAAGCCCGCAATACTGAGCTAGTTGCCGTACACACCTGGATGGACATGCAGGTGCAGACTTCCTTGGCAGGGCTAGCTGCTGCACAGGCGCAATGGCAGGAAGTCGAAGCAGACCAGCGGGCTTTGCTCGATGAGCGCTTGGCCCCGCTAATTGCTAAATATCCAAACGTACAGGTAACTAAGGTTATTACTAGGGATCGTCCAGTACGCGCCCTGGCAGATGCGGCTGAAGGTGCTCAAATGCTGGTAGTAGGTTCGCATGGTCGCGGTGGCTTCAAAGGAATGCTGCTAGGTTCTACCTCACGCGCATTGCTGCAATCTGCTCCGTGCCCCATGATGGTTGTACGTCCAGACGGCAAATAA
- a CDS encoding pseudouridine synthase encodes MTAPIPLEKNSIKGLRSASRSMSFTIPVPKRRRRRLPPLPIRDGLNPTRVRTPDAAPIPAATFLIEVISSQRHRHPADNTAAILERFAAGEVRLHDGTALMPTDILAPGTDIWFYRQAAPEPPVPYEIPVIYEDERILVVHKPPFLATMPRGAHIVQSAVVQLRKRLGIDELSPAHRLDRLTSGLLLFTKAQEYRGAYQSLFAAQQVHKTYTAIAPFKPFPMPLQWASHLSKEIGTLQAITHAQTEANAFTNLVDVSALDAVSQAKLEAIYGKYPPLASYTLQPLTGRTHQLRVHMWQAGVPILGDPIYPQPLPADLEDFAKPMHLTATALEFTDPITKDLKIFKAAPVLEIL; translated from the coding sequence ATTACTGCACCAATACCACTAGAAAAGAATTCGATCAAAGGCTTAAGGAGTGCTTCAAGATCCATGAGTTTTACAATACCCGTGCCTAAGCGCAGACGTCGACGACTGCCCCCGTTGCCCATCCGCGACGGCTTAAATCCTACCCGAGTCCGCACTCCCGATGCCGCGCCAATCCCCGCTGCTACTTTCTTAATTGAGGTCATTTCTTCGCAGCGCCATCGCCATCCGGCAGATAATACCGCGGCAATCTTGGAACGCTTTGCCGCCGGCGAGGTCCGTCTCCACGATGGCACCGCGCTTATGCCTACAGATATTTTGGCTCCGGGCACGGATATTTGGTTTTATCGCCAAGCCGCTCCCGAGCCGCCGGTGCCTTATGAAATCCCTGTTATTTATGAAGACGAACGCATCTTAGTAGTGCACAAGCCGCCTTTTCTTGCGACGATGCCGCGCGGTGCTCATATTGTGCAATCTGCGGTGGTCCAACTGCGCAAGCGCCTAGGTATTGACGAGCTTTCTCCAGCGCATCGCCTGGACCGCCTAACTTCTGGCCTGCTTTTATTTACTAAGGCTCAAGAGTATCGCGGCGCTTATCAGAGCCTTTTTGCCGCCCAACAGGTACATAAAACGTATACCGCAATCGCGCCCTTTAAACCTTTCCCGATGCCTTTGCAATGGGCCTCGCACCTCAGCAAAGAGATAGGCACGTTACAGGCCATCACGCACGCCCAAACGGAAGCAAATGCTTTCACTAATCTTGTAGACGTCTCTGCTTTGGATGCGGTGTCGCAGGCTAAATTAGAAGCGATATACGGAAAATATCCGCCGCTGGCAAGCTACACTTTGCAGCCTTTAACTGGGCGTACTCATCAGTTAAGGGTGCATATGTGGCAGGCGGGTGTCCCTATTCTAGGTGACCCAATTTATCCACAGCCATTGCCAGCCGATTTAGAAGATTTTGCCAAACCAATGCATTTGACTGCGACAGCTTTAGAATTCACGGATCCTATAACTAAGGATTTAAAAATATTTAAAGCCGCGCCAGTATTGGAAATATTATGA
- a CDS encoding NYN domain-containing protein, translating to MLERTTIFVDTSYLLASFYNSWETGARSQLEIDLPAVVSHLSELVENHLHQPVHRQYWYDGIPESGPHRYQRALRTCDGVHLRAGQLIEWGERRTQKAVDTRLVADMIVTSMRNQVSDMVLVSGDADMIPGVEEAVAHGARVHLYGFGWDSMSAALRHVCDSTTILDPREDFGSAMQIEVLEGPLPPVIRSKPLGDAMPPETPGTTPIPDSSLTSTTLPPEVTFRDATIGEDPVNAPDFSETVIPSAHPTPATDTATPSTDAITTAENTAVPPVTPVVTEFAEAQEDRTVTTFPANNTPAAKLARDVEAGAGEVASAGGVAAAAEPVVAEPVVAEPVVAAQPAETVAETVVEEEEEVVQQVLRVREEIVVTAEAEVIEKPKPKPAPKPSMMAQKRKLRSRYVPLPNEVWASAGFQTPFDVGQQYASWWYENAATQDQRDKAHLLSGGGLPSEIDRPLLQFACETLHEYTLTETQRVNLRDGFHAGIRGLLLSLKRDN from the coding sequence ATGCTTGAACGCACAACGATTTTTGTGGACACCTCTTATCTCTTGGCGAGTTTTTATAACTCGTGGGAGACAGGAGCCCGCTCACAATTGGAGATCGATTTACCAGCTGTAGTTAGTCATTTATCAGAATTAGTAGAAAACCACTTACATCAACCTGTACATCGACAATATTGGTATGACGGCATTCCTGAATCTGGGCCGCACCGATATCAACGCGCGCTACGCACCTGTGACGGGGTGCATTTAAGGGCCGGACAGCTCATCGAATGGGGCGAAAGACGCACGCAAAAAGCGGTAGATACCCGTTTAGTAGCAGATATGATTGTGACGTCGATGCGCAATCAAGTTAGCGATATGGTGCTAGTTTCCGGGGATGCGGACATGATTCCCGGCGTCGAAGAAGCAGTGGCACACGGCGCACGCGTGCATTTATATGGCTTCGGCTGGGATTCCATGTCCGCGGCGCTGCGCCATGTTTGTGACTCCACCACAATTTTAGATCCGCGCGAAGATTTCGGATCCGCCATGCAAATTGAGGTTCTGGAAGGACCATTGCCGCCGGTAATTCGTTCCAAGCCGCTTGGCGATGCCATGCCACCGGAAACTCCCGGCACCACCCCGATTCCGGACTCCTCTTTAACAAGTACCACCCTGCCTCCTGAGGTCACGTTCAGGGACGCAACTATAGGAGAAGATCCAGTTAATGCGCCCGATTTTTCTGAGACCGTAATCCCTAGCGCGCACCCCACACCAGCAACCGATACCGCAACACCTAGCACCGATGCGATAACCACTGCTGAAAATACCGCGGTGCCCCCAGTCACCCCTGTTGTCACGGAATTTGCGGAGGCACAGGAAGACAGGACAGTAACTACATTTCCGGCAAACAACACCCCGGCTGCCAAGCTAGCCCGAGATGTGGAGGCCGGTGCTGGTGAGGTTGCTAGTGCTGGTGGAGTCGCGGCTGCGGCCGAGCCGGTGGTTGCTGAGCCGGTGGTGGCCGAGCCGGTGGTGGCTGCACAGCCGGCAGAAACTGTGGCAGAAACTGTGGTAGAAGAGGAAGAAGAGGTAGTGCAGCAGGTACTGCGGGTACGCGAGGAAATCGTGGTAACCGCAGAAGCAGAAGTGATCGAAAAGCCGAAACCTAAACCTGCGCCTAAGCCTTCAATGATGGCCCAAAAGCGGAAATTACGTTCCCGCTATGTGCCTTTACCCAATGAAGTTTGGGCCTCAGCTGGCTTCCAAACCCCATTTGACGTGGGACAACAATATGCCTCTTGGTGGTACGAAAACGCCGCAACGCAAGATCAACGCGATAAAGCACATTTATTATCCGGCGGAGGATTGCCAAGCGAGATTGATCGTCCGCTTTTGCAATTTGCCTGTGAAACCCTCCACGAATACACGCTAACTGAAACCCAAAGAGTAAATTTGCGCGATGGCTTCCACGCCGGTATCCGCGGATTACTACTGAGTTTAAAGCGTGATAACTAG
- a CDS encoding thioredoxin family protein, translated as MATVEANESNFESIVTSDIAIVDAWASWCGPCRAFAPTFEAESEKHDDIVFAKLDTEANQGLAAALEIQAIPTLLAFREGILLYRESGALPPTAFADLVQQLKDIDMEQVRKEVAAQNAAADAEAADTQSPTQD; from the coding sequence ATGGCCACTGTTGAAGCTAACGAGAGCAATTTCGAAAGCATTGTTACCTCTGATATCGCAATTGTCGATGCCTGGGCTTCATGGTGTGGCCCGTGCCGCGCCTTCGCTCCTACTTTTGAGGCAGAGTCCGAGAAACATGACGATATTGTTTTCGCCAAGCTTGATACTGAGGCTAACCAGGGCTTAGCTGCTGCACTTGAGATCCAGGCTATTCCTACTTTGCTGGCTTTCCGGGAGGGCATTTTGCTTTACCGTGAGTCTGGCGCTTTGCCTCCGACTGCCTTTGCTGACCTGGTACAACAGCTCAAGGATATTGATATGGAGCAGGTCCGCAAAGAGGTTGCGGCTCAAAATGCTGCTGCCGATGCAGAGGCTGCCGATACCCAATCCCCCACCCAAGACTAA